In Littorina saxatilis isolate snail1 linkage group LG8, US_GU_Lsax_2.0, whole genome shotgun sequence, a single genomic region encodes these proteins:
- the LOC138974842 gene encoding uncharacterized protein has translation MSPLCHTSLTPCLHSVSHISNTIPAHIRLVSQLAQPGPANIQLVSQLAQRVPHLYLWCATVYNDDIPPALQTQVFTVPLRSAPAVLREIQQGVQGYDFVHDYSDSGVPAPGDGLSVIRLSHHGNAHTGRWPLDCAQCGQDIAAVLRRLGVGSIVANSPSRLSYSDVFVLTRSDDLHDDVTDEAGRVTSPASGVVQGLKDAGVPVSVLGLQDWRHNWARWERAVQDVVVAATDTVTVARYDWVKGLERRVVAVVQGRHQDDDDVGRTDEQTDHNDRLNAVSRCTTQLITVRTPPVTTTTTPPSHTTTTATTTTTHATT, from the exons atgtctcctctgtgtcacacatctcttacACCATGTCtacattctgtgtcacacatctctaacaccat tcCAGCTCACATACGGCTGGTATCACAGCTAGCGCAGCCTGGTCCAGCTAACATACAGCTGGTATCACAGCTAGCGCAGCGAGTTCCACACCTGTACCTGTGGTGTGCCACTGTTTATAACGACGACATACCCCCAGCACTGCAGACACAGGTGTTCACTGTCCCCCTCCGCTCGGCGCCCGCCGTCCTTCGTGAAATACAGCAAGGAGTTCAAGGGTATGACTTTGTCCACGACTACAGCGACAGCGGCGTGCCTGCCCCCGGGGACGGGCTGAGCGTGATACGGCTGAGTCACCATGGCAACGCTCACACAGGTCGGTGGCCGTTGGACTGCGCACAGTGTGGTCAGGATATCGCTGCCGTGCTGCGCCGTCTGGGTGTGG GTAGCATCGTCGCCAACAGTCCCTCCCGGCTGAGCTACAGTGATGTGTTCGTCCTGACCAGAAGCGACGATCTACATGATGACGTCACGGATGAGGCAGGGCGGGTGACGTCACCAGCTAGCGGCGTGGTGCAGGGACTGAAGGATGCAGGTGTACCGGTGAGTGTGTTGGGGTTACAAGACTGGAGACACAACTGGGCGAGGTGGGAGCGAGCTGTGCAGGACGTGGTGGTGGCGGCAACGGACACAGTGACAGTAGCGAGGTATGACTGGGTGAAAGGCCTGGAGCGGCGCGTGGTGGCCGTGGTACAGGGCAGACatcaggatgatgatgatgtaggGAGGACTGATGAGCAGACTGATCATAATGACAGGCTGAATGCAGTATCACGCTGCACCACACAGCTCATCACGGTCCGCACGCCTcctgtcaccaccaccaccaccccaccatCCCATACAACAACCACTGCGACCACTACGACTACCCACGCCACAACCTAA